In one Babylonia areolata isolate BAREFJ2019XMU chromosome 12, ASM4173473v1, whole genome shotgun sequence genomic region, the following are encoded:
- the LOC143288162 gene encoding twinkle mtDNA helicase-like, whose product MWESAMPIKSCASDVVAQIQENFDIHEIHANTLDTYGVRFDIASNSLIFPVHSGTGHLVGVHRLTCTIPEENDNVRVVQGSLLPKSGVLGLFGLNTLTKDVQELVLTSNEWDAMAVYQETKAPALSLPSGISALPQELLPNLERFSKLILWFGDDVRAWEAAKLFAKKLNDKRCCIIRPSVEDPSPFEALRRGVKVRSVLGKARPVKHKSIVSFAQLREEIFSELTHSEQVAGVKWRRYTAMNRLLKGHRRGELTVFTGPTGSGKTTFISDYSLDLCMQGVNTLWGSFEINNVRLGKMMLTQFSQMNLSKRLEEFDEWANRFEELPMYFMTFFGQESIRKVIEAMSHAVYVHDIAHVIVDNLQFMIGSNGEWADRFAKQDTFIAAFRKFATNMNCHVTLVIHPRKEKDTDDLTTASVFGSAKATQEADNVLILQDKRLSSVRGRKYLQVTKNRFDGELGVMLLKFDKESLSFAVREKPAKRATKGDTSAEDIPSEIPVSMSDDADFPSGGI is encoded by the exons ATGTGGGAGTCGGCCATGCCCATCAAGTCCTGTGCCTCTGACGTGGTCGCTCAGATACAGGAAAACTTTGACATCCAC GAGATCCATGCCAACACGCTGGACACGTACGGTGTGCGGTTTGACATCGCCAGCAACAGCCTGATCTTCCCAGTGCACAGCGGCACTGGTCATCTGGTGGGGGTGCATCGTCTGACCTGCACCATACCAGAGGAAAATGACAACGTCAGAGTCGTGCAGGGCTCCCTTCTGCCCAA GTCTGGCGTGCTGGGTCTGTTTGGTTTGAACACGCTGACGAAAGACGTGCAGGAGCTGGTGCTGACCAGCAACGAATGGGACGCCATGGCTGTGTACCAGGAAACAAAGGCGCCTGCGTTGTCGCTGCCATCAGGAATTTCTGCCCTGCCGCAGGAG CTTCTGCCAAATTTGGAGCGGTTTTCCAAACTGATTTTGTGGTTTGGAGATGATGTTCGAGCCTGGGAGGCAGCCAAACTGTTTGCCAAAAAGCTGAACGACAAGAGATGCTGCATTATTCG GCCCAGCGTGGAAGACCCCAGCCCGTTTGAGGCCCTGCGTCGTGGGGTCAAAGTTCGCTCAGTGCTCGGCAAGGCCCGGCCAGTCAAACACAAATCCATCGTCTCCTTCGCCCAGCTGAGAGAGGAGATCTTCTCTGAGCTGACACACTCCGAGCAGGTGGCTGGGGTCAAG TGGCGACGCTACACGGCCATGAACCGACTGCTGAAGGGGCACCGGCGAGGAGAGCTGACCGTCTTCACCGGCCCCACCGGCTCTGGGAAAACAACCTTCATCAGCGATTATTCCCTGGACCTGTGCATGCAAGGg GTCAACACATTGTGGGGCAGTTTTGAGATCAACAATGTACGACTGGGGAAAATGATGCTGACGCAGTTTTCACA GATGAACCTGAGCAAGCGACTGGAGGAGTTTGACGAGTGGGCCAATCGCTTTGAGGAACTGCCCATGTACTTCATGACATTTTTTGGTCAGGAGAGCATCCGCAAAGTCATTGAG GCCATGTCCCACGCTGTCTACGTTCATGACATTGCCCATGTGATTGTGGACAACCTGCAGTTCATGATCGGGTCGAACGGGGAATGGGCCGACCGCTTCGCCAAGCAGGACACGTTCATCGCTGCCTTCCGCAAGTTTGCCACCAACATGAACTGCCATGTCACTCTGGTCATTCACCCTCGGAAG GAAAAGGACACGGACGACCTGACCACGGCGTCAGTGTTCGGCAGCGCCAAAGCCACACAGGAGGCCGACAACGTGCTCATTCTGCAAGACAAGCGTCTGTCGTCTGTACGCGGGAGGAAGTATTTACAG GTGACAAAGAACAGGTTTGACGGAGAGCTGGGCGTCATGCTCCTCAAGTTCGACAAGGAGTCGTTGAGCTTCGCCGTCAGAGAGAAGCCCGCCAAACGTGCCACCAAAGGAGACACCAGTGCGGAGGACATCCCAAGCGAAATCCCTGTGTCCATGTCTGATGACGCTGATTTTCCTTCAGGGGGAATTTAG